CACGATTTAACATATGATGCGTATGAACTGGAGAAATTCTCGCTGTTTTTTGGACTGAATGCTCTAGAAATTGCAACTATTGCCCACGCAAAAAAGTTTTTGAGCCAAAAAGTGGTACAGAGAGTCATTGATCATatctggaaaggagaaatTGTTTTCTGGGACACCCTGAGTGTGCATTCGACAAAGAAGCCACACTTCTTCAATAAAAGGTAACATGTCTAATGCTTCTCAGGCTTCGTCCAGTTGCTGAAGTGCAGTCGTGATGCAGGACGGCGGATCCTTATTCTCGGTTACGGGTTCCAGTATATCGCAAAGCGTTTGAAgcagctttctttgtctcatTCTTAATCCTATACTATGCGGTTCTAGTTGAACGAAAGCCCACGGGTATAGGAATCTTTGAAACACTGATGTATTTCTGGATCGCTGCCTTCGCTTATGATGAAGTAAGCGGCATGGCAGATGCGGGAATGCTTTTCTACCAGATGGACTTCTGGAAGCTGTGGAATATGGGAATCATAGGTACTGGACTTGCCTTCGTCATTTCAAGTGAGTCATTATCCCCTGTGAATCTGCCTTACCCTTTGTTCAGCTCTTTCAGCTGGACTAGGATTCTGTGCCATCGGGGTGAGCGACCCCTAGTTTCGCCCCGTTCTATATGCTAAATCCGAAACTTGTCTAGGGATCATCGGGCTGGCCAAAGATAGCGACTACATTACAGACTTGTCATTTGATATACTTTCATTAGAGGCACTATTCCTGGTTCCAAGGCAAGTTTTACTCGATGTTACTAAGTTTCAAGTCCATGTTTAGGATCTGACGGTGGCAAACAGGATATGCTCCCTTGTCAGCCTCAATTCCTATTTTGGGAGTCTGGTACGTCGGGCCCGCCGACCCTGCATTAAAGGAACGCATGTCATTGAACGAGCTGACAAGGACTATGAATAGATACCGGTTTTGAAGGAGATGGTACCATGCCCAAGCTAGtctgatgacgaagaagctgATAAGAATAATCGTTCGGGTCTAGACAAAGTCGTTTTTCCGGTTTATGCCCGTTGTAGTTGTCCTTTACATTGGTATGTGGCGCTGAGGCACGCTAGAGCGTCGAGGGTAGTCTCATTTGATGACATTGTGGCGCTGCAGGGTTCTTGACGACGTTCACCATGCTTGCCCGTGACCGACTTTCTCTCAGGCAAATGTCCTGGATTTTAGTGAAGGTGTTCTTTGGGTATTGCGGTGAACCCCCTGTTGTTGGACTGCTCCTACTAACAACGCGAGGCAGATCGAACGTGTTAGGCTTTGTGCGTTGTATTTCGTTGGCGTAGAAGTGTTCTTCAAACTAATGGTGGCTGAAATGATTGGATATTAGGACATCGCTCACGAAGTAAGTACAATGCGCTAAGCAGCTGTCATGCAGCCCGAATCAAAATTACAGGGGGTTTTGGAAAATCGGTTGGTCATGGCGTTAAGTTGACTGACGCGCTAATTCTTAGATTTCCCCGATCTTCGGCTACGGTTTGATGTGAGTCTCtccagtacggagtatactgCGCCACATGTACCTTTTCATGAACTTGGCCGCATACTCTTTTAATCACGTTCGACATTTGGAAAGATTTTCGAGATAGTATGGCGCTATCTAACTCAGTGCCGCTGCCTTTACCCTACCCGCCCctctcccctttttttttttccttgcccttgggTGTGCATTTGTACGTGCCGTTTTGGGTCGTACGCCGGTAACCCCACGATTCTTGGCATGAGAATACTAGTTACATCAAACGAAAAACATGGAAGCTGATGTGTGCAAATCACAGGCTAATTTTCGTCTCGATGACGAACCTGTTACTGATCTCTTCTTTGGTCAGTCTCATGAGTATGAGTCTTGAAGGGGTATGTTTAATCTAGTGTGGGGCATCCCAGCCTGATTCGTCCAAGAATGCTGATTTGTCTACCCAACATTCTATCCATCGTAGGTTATGGCTCACGCTCGCGAAGAATATCTTTTTCAGTTAGTTTTACTGGTATTAATTTCCTTACTATTACTCCCCGCTGACATGTAGGACCAGGTTATCTATTTACGTGTTGGAAAGCAGCAATTCTCGAAGACTAACCTATTTTATGCCACCATTGGTTAGTACTCTGCAAGGGTGTTGTGGTTCGGCCATGCCGCTAACCACGGAACCTTGATACACAGAACCTCATCCCTTTGCTTTGTATCCGCCCATTGAGGCTCTTTCTGCCTGCGGAGCATATCCGCCGGGTGCGCATCGTCTTGCTCAGAGCAACGCACCTCCCCTTTGTTGCACTCATTTGGGCCTATGAATCTAGTCGCCGCTATGTCTCGCGGCGAAATACTCAATGGCCCCCGACAGCCACAGCACGGGGGTGTAGCCGCCCCGTGTCATCAATCCAGACGGGTTTGGCTTTCTCCACCGCTGATGCTCGTTCTCTAAGTTCCGGTAGGGCGAGAAAACAACCTAACCCAGAGCAGTATATTGGGGTGCGTAGACGAGACCCGGGCCCGGCCGGGGGTGTTGACCTCGCAGATATGATCGACGAGGTGGAACGGTTGCGCACTCAAGTGGAGCGAGTTGCAGCCACAGTGGCCTTTCATCACCGAGTTCAATAATGAACAATAATGAACGTTAGGGGGACAAAGGGACTGGACCAAACGTGGATACATACAGAGTACAAGACAAGGCGAACGGACCACTGCCATATACACACGCACTGCTGCTCGCCTAAAGAGTTAGCGCAAAGACCGGTCATTTCACCAGTTCCAACTTGGAAATAATCCAGGGTAGATTGTTATTGAGCAATCACCTATATTATGTGTTTTcaaaattttcttttttttttttttctcataTATATTTTCTAAGATTTTAtctgattttgatttttggtTATTTTCCCCGAAGCTTTTGTGATTTTGGAGGGGTGGCGTATGCAATAATTGGAGGCCTACTTTTCCAAATGATTAATTGGGACGAATATTGATTCTGTCTCAGCTCGTATGATCTTCAGCAACGCCCATATTATTTGCATGACCGGATGAAACTCATGGCAGGAAAAGGTTAGTGGCATCTAACAGTGGACGCACCTACTCATGGATCAAAAGGGTTTTATGCTGATCGTCAATAGAAAATGAGAAATTTCGGGGAAAGTaaacaaaaaataatatGGATGATCTcattaagaaaaaaaaatcaattaaaaaaaaataaaaataaaaaattcACCCAGCGGGAAAGAACAATAGCCCGAGTCCCGACGTTACCTGCATAGAAGAACAACTGATTCATGATGAATACCAAGACGAGCCTGAAGAGATATGATTATTTCCTGGTCCCATCAAGGGTTGGGTGGCCGGAGAGCCCCTCTTGCCTAAACAGGAGGCTCCATCATTCTCACCAATTCGTTTCTATCCTCCTCCATAACGGACTGCGTTAGTCTCCTACCCCTCTCTCCCCTTTTTCCTCGGATCATGCGGCTGTGTTTACCAATCAGACTGGGAGACACGCACTGCTTCTTTGCCAAGGCAAGGTTACCAGACTGTCGGGTCGTCGCTAAACCTCTTTGATGAAAGAGCAGTGGGTGAAGTGTGCGGTGGTGTTTGACTGGCCAGCGGTGATCGGGGGAGTGTCAGCGGTCCCATACGTTCCATACGttccatactccgtacccaTACATGCATACTACTACtgtagtggtggtggtagtggtaccTTCGTTGCTCAGCGCTGGTTGTGCTGAACTGATGcggtcttttttcttcctttcaaTCTAAACGAACAGAACCCACCCACTCGCAAACATCCCCGTCGAGATGAGCCTTCTCTTGTTGCTCTCCTACTACATGACACGACACTACTCGACACCCCTGTCTCCCACTCCCCGCTAgctattttttttttctccctctaTTTCTCTTCCGATTTTGCCTGGAGCCTACTCGGGCAAACCCACTAACCCTGGCCACAATGGCGGCTCCTCCAATTGTTAATCAAAAACAATGCCTACCACTGTCTTGCCCAACCCTACGGCAATGACTGATACTTTGGCCTAATCACACTTTTTCGGCGCTAAGGAATTGTGCATGACTTGGGATTATCGCGCCTATCTCAATGTTACAGACATGGGCTGCAGACAACCCGGTCCGGCCCTTTTCCCCAGCTAGACTTCCCACCCCTacacccttcttctcttctgtgGCTCTTATTCACCGCATTCATGCACATCAAGTCCGTCGAATCTGCCTTGGCTGACCAGGCGTCAAGGTCACTACTTGACGGTCCTTCATCGTGTCATTGCGGCGGAAACTCCCTTCCAATTGTCATATGGCTCGGTTTATCGAGATCGCCATCAGCCACAGTCTATGCCTGTTCCTGACCTCACCTATCAGTAGCATTTTGCTACTGAGTCACCAGTACTTATATAGATCATATTTACCCCCCTCTCTTTCGCGTTTCGAATCAAATATAGAGTCTTCGAATCCGCGAACTACCCActcaaaagaaagaagtctaACAAGCGTGAGGATAGCACAATCGTGTTTTGGCGCCACTACCTCCCATATTCGCTTCATTATTCCTGTATCAATTCATTGATCTTCATTTATCTTTGCTGTTGTGTTTCTTGAGCATGGAGCAGACTCCTACATCGTTCTCTTCGCCGTCGCCCTTCGCTCGATCGCCGCCGGATAATCACATAATGCTGGAAGATACTTCCGCTTATTCATCGCCTATGTGCTCTGTCTCTAGCTATCCAAGCAACTCGCAGTCGACCACTGGTTTAGGAATCTCCCATTGTGAGATGGAGGGCCCATCCAGTCAGCTAAGGCTGTTTTCACCCGACAC
The sequence above is a segment of the Aspergillus oryzae RIB40 DNA, chromosome 3 genome. Coding sequences within it:
- a CDS encoding uncharacterized protein (predicted protein) produces the protein MPSVNLDSSTSSIGGHENDHPEIPIIDDNEPLVDVVRKLYNYLTLTVSDVSYTFEQIGSTSHGYSLRLLIHSLVESSHNTYIIPALMILKWQFDNAADYDWGVSESRGYACEYVAWQFVCHLNQRETLVYLLEELTWPTQKAINLPQAEMGTSGYASAAATNHRTLEEDERAPLLLGSSSSLYRFFGGTRRLGSSLEDDNSGSHDLTYDAYELEKFSLFFGLNALEIATIAHAKKFLSQKVVQRVIDHIWKGEIVFWDTLSVHSTKKPHFFNKRTADPYSRLRVPVYRKAFEAAFFVSFLILYYAVLVERKPTGIGIFETLMYFWIAAFAYDEVSGMADAGMLFYQMDFWKLWNMGIIGTGLAFVISSESLSPVNLPYPLFSSFSWTRILCHRGERPLGSSGWPKIATTLQTCHLIYFH